The Trueperaceae bacterium genome segment TCGTCGTCGGGCAACCTGAGCCAGGTGGCCGTGATGGCGCCGAACCCGGACGCGATCTGCGCCGTCGGCCCCTCCCGCCCCGCCGACCCGCCCGAGCCGATGGTGAGGGCGCTCGCGATGGTCTTGAGGATCGGGATGCGCGTGCGCACGTAGCCGCCCAGGTGGTGGAACGAGCGGATGGCGGCGTCCGTGCCGTGCCCCTCCGCCTCCGGCGCCAGGGTGAAGATCAAGACCCCCACGATCAGGCCGCCCAACGTGGTCGACACGGGGATGAGCCAGTTGAGCCCGGTCGCGACGGGACCAGCCGCCATGCCCGTCGCCTCCTCGGTGGTGAGGACCGGCACGTGCGCGATGCCCGTCACGAACCACTGGCTGACGACCTCCACCATCCACAGGAACAGGTGGGCCCCGCCCGCGCCGACGACTCCCACGACGATGCTCATGAGCACCAACCTCGTCGTCTTGTCAAGCCGTAGTAGCCAGGGCATGGTCGTCTCGCGGTCCGGCCGGGTGGGATCAGGCGCCGGCGAACCCGAGTGCCGATGGTAAGGCGCGGGGCCGCGCGCGGGGTCGGAGATGGGTCACACGCGCCGCGGGGTCAGACGGTGACTCCGCTCGAGCCTGGGTGGGGCGCCAGGCGCGCTCGTGTGTCGTGTGAGTGCACTTCACGGCGGGATGGTGTACTCTGTTGGCGTTCCCGGAAAGCTGAATCAGTTTTCTTGTAACTCGGGCCACGCGGCTCGGAAATCCAAACGCTAAACACGGTTTTAGCAGTCAGGCAAGACATCATGGCAACAGGCAAAGTCAAGTGGTTCAACGGCGAGAAGGGCTTCGGCTTCATCGAGCAGGACGACGGCGGCAAGGACGTCTTCGTTCACTTCTCCGCCATCCAGGGCGAAGGCTTCCGTAACCTCAACGAGGGCGACGAGGTGGAGTACCGCGTCGAGCAGGGCCAGAAGGGCCTGCAGGCCGCCAACGTGACCGTCACGAAGGCCGCCGGCCGCTACTAACCCCCTAACCTCGGCAAGGCGGGCGGCGCCTGGACTAGTCCAGGCGCCGCCTTCGTGTTCCCAGGCGCCGTGAGGCGCCCGAGTGTGAGAATCCCCGTCTGGTCGGGCCGCACGACCTGCCCTAGAATGCCGGCAGTTCGAGAACGTGACGCGCCGCTCGGCATGGGAGGCTCGACGATGGGGACGGATCGTGCAGGCTCTGGTGCGGGGGTTCGCCCGCGACGCGTGACCGCCGCCGCTGCGGTGGTAGCGCTCCTCTTGGTGCTCGGCCCGGCCCGGGCGTGGGCCCAGGACGGCTCTTGGGGCGGCGCCGGTCTGGCGTTGCCGGCCGCCGCAGACCGGGCCGCGGACGCCGCGCTCGTTCCCTCGGGGGCGCCGGTGCGCCAAGGGAGCGGGGCCGATCTAGCTGCGGCGCAGGCGGCCGCTCTGGCGCGAGCCGACTCCCTGCCGCCCGAGTCCTGGGAGGTCGGTGCGCTGGCGGAAGCGCTGGGACCCGACCCCGTCACCGCGTTCGAGTTCGTGCGGGACCGCCTGGCCTTCGACCCCTACCCTGGCGTTCTGCGAGGGCCCGACGGGGCCTTGGCCGCGCGCGCCGGCAACTCCTGGGACCGCGCCCTGCTGCTGCGGGCGCTCCTCGACCGGCACGAGCAGACCACCAGGCTCGCCACGGGGGAGTTGAGCGACGAGTCCGTTACCGAGCTGTTGGCCGCCGCCGCGCACGGCGCGCCGCGGCCCTTCAGTGAGCCCGGCGCGGCGGCCGGCAACGTGATGGACGCCACTCCGCTAGGCACGCGCGCCCGGCGCGACCACGCCCTCATCACGGCGGCGCTGGCCGAGGCGGGTGTCTTGGACGCGCTCGGGGCGCCCGCGGGCGACGTGGTGCGCTCGGCCGTGCCCGACCCGCGCGTGGCCGTCCGCCTGCACGCCTGGGTCCAGGTCGAGCAGCCCGACGGCAGTTGGCTCGACCTCGATCCCTCACTGCCGGGCTCGGTGCTGGGAACGGCGCTGGCGAGCGCCACCACCACCCTGGCCGAGGTGCCGCCCGAGGCGCTCCACCAGGTGGTGGTGCGGGTCCTGGTCGAGACGCTCGAGGACGGCGAGCTGAACGAGGAGGCGTCGCTCGAGGCGACCCTGTCCGCCGTCGACGCCGCACGCGGCGAGGTGTGGCTCTACTTCCAGCCCGAGGCCGCCGGTGGCGGCGGAGGCGGCGTGGGCGCCCTCGGCGCGGCCGTGACGGGCGCGTTGGGCGAGGGCGGCTGGCAGCCGGTGCTCCTCGTGAACGGCGCACCGACCGTCGGCGCGAGCTTCACCCTGAAGGCGAGCGGCGGTGGCGGCGGGCTCTTCGGCGGGTTCGGCGGTTTCGGTGGCGGCGGCAGCGAGGGACCGCAACTCGCGCGCTTGCGCCTGGAGCTCGTGGCTGAGGCGCCGGACGGCTCCGAGCGCGCCGCGAGCCGCGTGCTGCTCGACCGGGTGGACCCTGCGGCCCGGGCGGCGGGCGCGGTCTCGGCGAGCGACCTGGCCGAGCTGCCGGAATCCGGCACGCCGCCGGCGTTGGCGTCGTTCCACCACGTGCTCGTCTCGACCGGCGGCATGAACCCGCGGGAGCAGGCGGTAGCCAGCGCGTACGCGCTCGGCTTCGCCGGCAACGACCTGCAGGAGGAGGGCGCGGCCTCCGCCTACCCGGTGCAGGACGTGCTGTTCCCACTCGCCGTGGCCGACCAGCAGCTGGTGCTGGCCTCCGAACGCGTTGTCGTTGACGGCATGGCCTCGGCCGGCGTGCGCGCCTACGTGGGCGGCGCCCGGGCGTACGTGGTCTCGCTGACGCCCTACGCGGGCGTGGAGGGCGGCACCGCCTCGATCATCGACCTGGCGCTGGACGACGTGTCGTTGATCGGTGCCGCCGACCCGGCGGCCGAGGCGCGGCAGCGCCTCTGGTACGGCGTGCTGCAGGGCGCGCTTGAGACGCAGATGACGTTGGCGCGCTCGCTGGCCGTCGACCCCACCACCGCCCGCGTCGACAGCGTCAGCCTCCGCATGGGCGAACCGCTCACGGTGCTGCGGCCGGGAGACGCCGCCACAGTTCCCGCAGCGGCCGCCGAGCTGAAGGCCGCCTTGGCGGCCGGCGCCGTGGTCGTCAGCGTCGGACAGCCGGGCGCCGAGGGCGCCTTCTGGGCCGTCGACCCCGCCACTGGGGCCGCGAGCTCCGTCATCGAGCCGGGCCTACGCATCGGCTTCATCGGCGGTGGCAACTACGTCAACTCGGCCACCAGCGGCATCCGCTACATCATCGACCCCAACACCCTCAACACCATCGGTTACGAGGTCAACGGGAAGACCTACCTCTTCGGCCGCACGCCCGCCAGCAGGTGCTCTGGCGGCCAGGAGTACGTGACCATCCTCGGTTGCGTGTCGATACCCGGGTCGTTGACCGTGGGGCAGTTGGCGCTGGTCGTCACGGCCGTGACGGCGTGGGCGACCGTGGCCATCGAGGTGATCTACTACTTGTGGTAGGTGGGGTGGCGGGCGACCGGTGTACCAATCGGTCGCCCGCACTACCCCCCTCGAGGCGGCCGGGGCGCCGGAGTCGACGTCCGACGTCTTGCCACTGTTCAGAACACCTGATATCCTGCACACCAGTCGAGAAGCCGGACGAGGAGCGAGCCTCCTCCCGTGGAGGAACCAGGCGTGGAGCCGATTCAACGCGCGAACGTGCCGCAGGCCATCGCGGAGCGCATCATCGAGCTGATCACCAAGGGCGAGCTGAGGCAGGGCGACCAGTTGCCGCCCCAGCGCGAACTCGCGAAGCAGCTCGGGGTGGGCGTCTCGTCGGTTCGCGAATCGCTCCAGTCGTTGACCGCGCTGGGCCTGATCAACATGCAGCCCGGCAAGGGGACCTTCGTGAGCGAATCTTTCGATGGGCTGGCCGGGCGCCACGCGGCCGTCGCTCCGCTGGCCGCCGCCCAGGAGACGCGCGACCTGCTCGAGGCGCGACTTCACCTCGACACCGCTGTGGCCGAGATGGCCTGCCGCCGCGGGACGGCCGAGGACCTGGCTGCCCTGCGACGAGCGTACGAACGGATGAGCGACGCCACCGAGCGCGCCGACATGACGGCGCTCGAGGAGGCCGATCTTGCTTTCCACCTCCAGATCGCCGAGGCCGCGCACAACGCGGTGATGACCCACATCATCCGCACGGTCGTCGGGCTCATCAGCAACCAGATCCACCGGACGCCATTCACGAGCGACGTGCTCGCGCAGCACCGCGCGGTCCTGGAGGCGGTAGAGGCGCGCGACGTAGAGCGGGCACGGGCAGCGGTACGGCGCGTGATCGGCAACTCCCTGGCCCAGCTCGCGCTGGACGAGCCCGACGCGTGAAGCGACGCACTGGAGGCAAGCGATGATGTACTACTTCGGGTACTGCACCTTCTTGAACGAGCCGGAGCTGAGGCATTACCTGCCGCGCGCCGAAGCCGTGACGAAGGGGTACGCGGCTAACAGCAAGGTCGAGTTCCGCGGCCAGGTGACCCGCACCGACCGTGGCTGGTGCCACATCAACAACGGCCCTGAAGCGAAAGGCGCCCGCGCCTACGGCGTGGTCTTCGCTCACCCCGCCGCCGACTTCGAGGTCGACTTCGCGGGCTTCGAGCGCTACTTCCTCACCGTTTACGGCGAGGACGGCAAGACCTACGACTGCTGGACCCTCCGGCTCACGGAGCCCAAGGATCACGTGCGGCCCCCGAACTTCTACTGGCACCACATCCCGGCCGGCCTGGAGGCGTGGGAGTTCCCGACGGAGGTGAAGGAGGCCGTGTTGGCCGAGTACGAAGCGGCCAGGCCGTGCGTGGACCCTGACCAGGCGCCGAACTGACCCGGCGTAGTTCGACACCCAAGGCACCGACGGTGGCACGGGGAGCCCCGGATGCGAAGAAGGAGTACAGGATGGCAACCTCGTCAGATCGCAACAGGTTCAACCTCCCACTCGTGAAGGTCCTGCTGGCTCTACTCGTGCCGCTGGCCTTCGTGGCCGGCGCGCAGGCCACGCCCAAGCCGGGCGGTCAGCTGAAGGTGGGCTGGAACTACTCCGGCGGGACGCTCGACCCGCACAAGGGCATCGTGCACGGCCCCGACTACTGGATCATCAAGCTCGTATACGACACGCTCGTCGACCTCGACGCCGATCTGAACGTGGTCCCCGAGCTGGCCAACTCCTGGGAGATCAGCGACGACGGCCTCACCTACACGTTTCACCTGGTAGAGGGCGTCAGGTTCCACAACGGACGCGAACTCACGTCGGCGGACGTGCGGTACTCCTTCGAGCGGCTCCTCGACCCCGAGACAGGTGCTTCCAGGCGCGCCAACTACACCGACATCGAAAGCATCGCCACGCCCGACGACCACACCGTCGTCCTGAACCTCGCTCGCCCCAACGCCGTGATGCTCACCCAGCTGACGCAAGCGGCCGCCAGCATCGTGGCCCACGAGGGCGTGGAGGAGCACGGCGACCTGAGCGCGAACGAGGCCGGTTCCGGGCCGTTCATCCTCCGCGGCGTGCAGGCCGACAACAGCATCCTCATCGA includes the following:
- a CDS encoding gamma-glutamylcyclotransferase, which produces MYYFGYCTFLNEPELRHYLPRAEAVTKGYAANSKVEFRGQVTRTDRGWCHINNGPEAKGARAYGVVFAHPAADFEVDFAGFERYFLTVYGEDGKTYDCWTLRLTEPKDHVRPPNFYWHHIPAGLEAWEFPTEVKEAVLAEYEAARPCVDPDQAPN
- a CDS encoding cold-shock protein; translation: MATGKVKWFNGEKGFGFIEQDDGGKDVFVHFSAIQGEGFRNLNEGDEVEYRVEQGQKGLQAANVTVTKAAGRY
- a CDS encoding FadR family transcriptional regulator, giving the protein MEPIQRANVPQAIAERIIELITKGELRQGDQLPPQRELAKQLGVGVSSVRESLQSLTALGLINMQPGKGTFVSESFDGLAGRHAAVAPLAAAQETRDLLEARLHLDTAVAEMACRRGTAEDLAALRRAYERMSDATERADMTALEEADLAFHLQIAEAAHNAVMTHIIRTVVGLISNQIHRTPFTSDVLAQHRAVLEAVEARDVERARAAVRRVIGNSLAQLALDEPDA